Genomic window (Musa acuminata AAA Group cultivar baxijiao chromosome BXJ1-9, Cavendish_Baxijiao_AAA, whole genome shotgun sequence):
GCCTTTTGCTTCCTTGATCACCATACTGCTGCATGACTCCCATTTCCGAAGAAATTAGTGTAATATGATGCTGATTTGGTTGGATTTTGAGTCGATGACAAGAAGAAGGCAACATATTCGATGAATCACACAAAGAGGTGAGAATGGTTCTGAGAACCATAAAAGAGCCTCAAACTAAAACGTTCATGGTAGCATTGGATGCTGAAACGTTCACGTGGATGTCATCCCACTGAGAAGGCAAAAGCGTTAAAGTGGCCGAGGAAAAAGGCCACCCAAAGCAGAGAACACCTATAATAAATATACGATGGCAGAAGGGGCCATGGGTtggtcaccatcatcatcatttacCTTTCACCACTACGGTCTCTTCCTTTAAGAGAACGTACGTATCTTTAGCAGCCGTGTCTTCTTGCAGACCCATCTGCCAAAACTGGACGCGTACGTTTCCTTTGAGCTGTGCTTACTATCTAGTTGgagaagccaagaagaagcactgAAGCTCTTGTCGAGAGCTCTCCATCTGTTGGTAATGGTTGTGTCGGCTTTACACAGTGCATGAGAATGACTTGCAGATTGCGCCGGGCTGTGCGGGGTGAGATGCAGCCGGCACTCGAGGCCGAACCTGTGCAAGCGGGCGTGCGGGACGTGCTGCTTCAGGTGTAAGTGCGTGCCGCCGGGCACCTCCGGCAACCGCGAGATGTGTGGCGCCTGCTACACCAACATGACCACCCACGGCAATCGCACCAAGTGCCCCTAGTTGCAGACGCACCTCCTCCTCCGAGCCGTGTCTCTTCCATGGTCTCGTCTCCTATGTAGTGCACAAAGCTCTGTGTCTCTCATCGTCTCTTGCTGTTTGCGTCTGCATCTGTGTCTTTGTAGCATCTATGTGAGATACTAGCTACGTGTGAGCGTTAATAATGCACTTCCCCTTGCGGTCCGAGTGTGAATTATAGGATGAGATGCGGATCCGCTTTACTTACGCTTCGGCTTAACATGAACACCACGTTTCTGCCTCCGCAAGCCAAAAGGCAAAACGTCCCTCAAGCGAGATGGATAAGATAACGACTCCGCTTGAAACTGTGGAGAACGCCGCCTCAAAAGGGCAGCGGAAGGGACAACGGAGCTTCGACAATTAACTCAAAAGCACGCATTATATAAAATTCCATATGTAGACACTAAGTGATCGCAATTGTCATATTAACACATTTTTCTCACATACAAATCATAGAGAATAATTAAATATGTCGTCAATTATAAGGTTCTCTCTAATGTGCGCCAAAAAATTCAATGAATTTTTTGTGCAAGTTAACAGTGAACAAACTACAAAAGCGTACACCGTTTCCGAGTCCCATCAGCTACCAAGGCTTCGTTTCACGGATTGAACATGGCGTCATAGAGAGCTCACTCTCTTTCACCAAAAGGCTGCCCACGCCCACCTCGTGCTCTTCCTCCTCGGCCTGCCCCACGATTACCCTAATAGAAACAACTTTTGTGAGCAACGATAATGTTGTGGAAAGTCAAGAGAAAGGGTACTGTCATGCCGAGGTATAACATACCCTGAAGCCACCTGTGGTCCGGCCTCGGCCTCTGGATGTCGCTGGGGCTGCAATTCCAGCTTGTCTTAGACGGGCATTCTGCTTGGCTCTCTCTGATATTGTTATTGTTCTTCCTGCTCTTGATTCTTCCGTCTCTGAAATAGTACTGGAACTCTGCTGCTGCGAAATTGTTGCATGCCCGGTGGTGCTTAGTGAGCCCTCGCGTACGCCCAAGGATCTCTGAGGGCTTTGTGAACTTTCATGAACAAACTGATCTTCGTTGTTATGACCTTCACGAACCTCATCCATAGCATCGGCACTAGCATTTTTCTCGCTAGGAACTTCAGGTGAGGAGGCTTCAACAGCATACCCGGTTTCATCAACAATACCGGCTCCATCGCTTGGAGTTGACTCACGCTGGCAATCTCCTGATTTGCCACCCTCTTCCTGTTCCTCAGCTTCATCTGCAATCaactctccttcttccttctcgtcTTCATCAGCAGCAGCTAGTTGCAGAATTTCTTTTCCACCCTCACTCCTCAAACTTTCATCCAGCAACTCAATTGTTTCTGTCGGCTTATCGGATAGCTCTTCAACTATTGCATCACCTTCACCCTGAACCTCTTCTTCACGATTTGTATCATCAAAGGAAGCCTTTTGCTCTTCCACTGGTTCTTCCTTGACAAAGGTATCATCATCCTCTACTGCATCAGCAGTCTCTTCATTTGGCAATACAGGAGCCTGATCAGCTTCCATGTCTTCAGGTGTTTGTACATCAGAGACATTCGACGATGGAAAAGAAGCCTCTGCTGTTTCAATATTTTCAGTTGCTGGCAAGATGATTTGTTCATCATTGCTGTCTTGGATCACATCTTGCATCACATCTGACTCTTTGGGCTTCTTTGGCGGAGGAGCAGTATCAGCACCAACTTCATCTTGTGCAACAATGTCTTCTTTTTGCTCTGCTGTTGATGAGGCCAAACGTTTGCGACTAGAAGATGTCGACTGTGTCAAAGAATTGTCACCTGCAGGTTCTGGTTCATGGGATGAGCCAGCCTTTTCCTCTTCCATCTGTGTCGGGCCATCCATCCCAGAGGTTCCAACATCAACTTGAGGCTCTTCAGGTCGCTCTAGACGAGGGCGGACAAGCCTCCTCCCTACCTTGCGTGCCCCAGTAGCTACTTTGACCACAGTAGACCCTCTCTCTTTTTCCTCGGCAGATTTCACTTGAGATGTCAGTTGCCGTATCTGCTGAGCAGAAACTTGTCGCCCTGAAGAAGTAAAGAGAATTAGTTACAACCAGATCGTCTTAAAAGGATAAACTCTTGATCACACTAACCGGAACCTGCAACAGGCATAGATGTATCGGTGGCTGAGGTATCTACAGCAACAGAATGACTTCCCAGCCCATCATCTGCAATGGAACCTGAAGCTGCTTCTAGCTGAGTAGTTGTTTGAAGATATGTAGCAAATTGTTCATCCAACGTACTCTCAGAAGGAAGCTGAGGAGCTGTTACTCCAGTTGCctggaagcaaaaaaaaaaaaaagtgaaaacagCATCAGAGATTGAGGAAAAGAATAATTcaaataagtaaaaaatatattgtCCAACATGCAagtatcagagaattttgagaagTATTGCATGCACAGTACACATCAGACTAACCAGACAGATGCATGGAAGAAGCATGAAAAGAGGGGTACCTTCAACATCTCAACAGCATGTTTGTGCCTCGAGAACTCCTCCAAAAATGATTTCTTATCCTGAAATTTGATAAATCAGTCACGCTCTTTAAAGATAGCACCACATACCAGTCAAATACCTCATTGAGTAAATAGGATATGGTGGATTTTGTGGTCACAGCAATATAccacaaaattaaagaaaaactaCTGTAGGAGATGAGAAAGAACCTTATTAACTTTCTGAATAAGTTCTAACATTGTCTTCTCAGTACTCTGccgtttttgtttctcttttttgttgtcgtCCCTCTCTCTTTCTAGAGTTTTCTCTAAAATCTGATTTCCAATGTCAGGGAAAAATTAACATGAATGACAAAACCCTTAACTTCTGGCACATAACACAAACCTGGATTCTGGTGTCCTTTTCCTTTGTGGCTTGGTCAGTTGAAGTGTCACCTGAGGTCTTCCTTCCTATCAATCTTGACCAAATTAAGAGAAGCAAAGTAATTTAAAATTGTGTCGATGTTCTTTGGTCAGTACCTGATTTAAAATCTTCTATCTCTTTCAGCAGAACTTCTTTTTCCTGGTTCAAGTCCTCCTTCTCCTTTGCTAAAGTATCATTTTTCTTCTGAAGAATgaacaattatatggcgacaattAATAAGCATAAAAATTCTAAAGAAATTAAGATAAAAGATCTAAAATATCACCAACAATCAAACACGTTATACCAATAAAGATATTTTAGGATAGAACTACAACCTTCAGAATGGAGAgaagtttcttttgtttttcattttcCTGTTTGATAGTTCCCTGTGTCACATCATACCATATAATCAGTATTCAGCCTGATGAAAACATATTAGATAACAGGGACACTTGGAGAAAATTACTTCAACTTGAACAGCATCATttaacttcttctccttttcatttaATTCAAGTTTACACTTCGCAAGGGCTTGTTCTAAATTCAATATATTTCCTTGCTTCTCTGTTACAAGATTATTTGCCAGTCCAACCTCCGCCTCAGATTCTCTTAGCAACACCTAATCATCACATATGAAACATGTTACTAACAAACCTAATAATTATAACTACAATGCATCTGAGGATGACAGACAATAAACCTATATGTGACTGATACTATAATCTAGATGGTGAACTATAATGTATGAGATTCATTTATATCCAAATCATAATGAACTAACATTGAAGTTGATCACacaaacaacaataacaataaataaAGCTTACATCATCACTAAAAAAAAAGTGACATCAGAATGAGAGTGGATCCATCATAAAGAAAGGATGAGTCTGGACATAACTTAAGCATTTACTATCCAGAGGGATGTATTATGTGAATGATCAACGTTTAAAGTATCGATTGGGTATCGGATCTGATAATTTATCAAATGGGTACTTGTTAGTCAGCCtggtatgaaaaaataaaaaaataaaaatttcctTGTCAAAATACACAATATTGCATGCCAGGATACCAGTTCCCTGACAAACCAGCACAAGGGAGGCATACAACTCACCATGATACGTGGAACATTGGTAACGATGAAAATGGAATTATCTTATACATGAATAAGAAATTAAATAAAAGCCCAGAGCATTAAGTGCCTACCAACATAGTTTCATGGTTGAGAAACCATGTAATATCAAAACCTATTTCGAGAATCAGTTCTGTTACGAGACCAAAAAACTTGGACCTAATATGATAGTTTCTACTCTTCTGTTAAAGGTTGACTGCAGCATTTGTTATCCCTCTGTTCAATTGCTAACCAAATATTGATGGGCCCACCCTTCATTAATTGCATGTTCTGCAAGTATTGTGCCAGGCCACCAACATGATGATTTGCACAGTGTAGTTAGCAAACTAATTGCTTCAGTTCCCCTCTGAAGGTTTCTTTTTTGAAATTTGGCCTCCTAGCAACATCTTGGGCCCCTCAAGATGTTTGGAAAGTCTTAGGCGAAGGATCAGGAAAAGCAAGGAGGTGGGATTCTGATGAATTCATCATGCTGTGCTAATTCTTAGGACAGAAGGGTTAGAAGGATCCTTGAAGGGGCAGCCAGACAACTTTTATCTATGATTGGATATGATTTGCTTGTTGGTGAGGGACAGGGTAACAATAGTCAGTTTTGCCAACTCTACTTGGTTGTTCTTCAACAGTAATGAAATTCtgttgtttttcttctctttatatTTCTTGTCAGTACTTGTTTCAAAATCCTAATCAAACGAACTGGTACTTCGTCCCATCTGGTGCCCACAGGGCACTCAACAGAACAGCACATTCTACCAGTCTCTGTTTGTCGCAATGCGTGCCAGACTTACTTCTTTTCAGGTATAGTTGTCAGAAAGCATACATCCATACAACATGCTTGCATTTAGCAACACCAGCATAAAATAAATGAAGCAGAGTTCTTTTGTTGTCTAACCAACAATTCATCATTTCACCACAAACAGCAAAATCAGTAAGAATTTCTTGTTTGTTGAGTCAAAATTTCATAGGAAAATACATTTAAAATAACAGAAGTTACTGTACATGTTAGTTTGTAGTCAATCCTCTCTTGTACACAAAAAGACAAAATGCATTGAACAAAAGATGCAATTTGCCACCTACTATAAGATAGTATATCACAAAACAATATGAAGATGGACATTAATGTCCAAGTGATACAAAGCATTGAATTACCAGCAGAGAAGAAAGACATAGAAGTCAGAATTTCACCTTAGTTTGTTGGAGTTCATTTTTCATCCTATCGTACTCCTCAGGGTCGATATTTTTATGAGATTCAGCTAACTGCAACAAGGAGGAAGACACTTGATCTCTTAAACATTTATGTAACTGTTTTCTCATTCTGGCCTAAAGTTATAAATACCTCATTGATTCTATTATTTAGGTGGTTTATCTCTATCCTCAGCATCTCAACCTCTTTTTGGCATGCATCAAATTCCAATTGCTTCTCCATTAGAAGGTTTTCATACTTTTCTGCATCTACTTTAGCTTTTTGTGCTTCATCACGATATTTCTGTGCACAATAACGACTCATAAGTAGATATTCTAAATACCAAATTCTAATTCTATAATGCAACCCAATACTTTCGATTTTAGGAAACTACTAATTGtatgaaaataagaaaaacatCACATGCTTCCTACAAGCACATTAGCAATAGTAACAAACACTTTCCCGAACCTGACATTCATCAAAGTTGTGCTTGTTCTCCTCACGAAGCTGCATATTGCTTTCACGAAGCAAATTGATTTCTCTTACCTGCAAAAAGTTGAATGACTTGTGAAATTACCATTGACTGCTGCGATTAACCAATGTCGTTAAATCCCCCCACacaacccccctccccccccccccctccccctccccccgtGCCCACAAAAATACAAAAAACAGAAAATTTCATGAAAAAGAAACTAATTATAAATTCATCACCTGAAGCTGCAGAGCCTTGAACTCTTCATCCTTGAATAACATCGCTCTATCATTCTCACATTTAGAGTGGAGCAACTTTTGAGCTGCCTCAGAAGCCTTGAGAGCAGTTTCAagctaaaaacaaaataaaaagttttaccaagagcagTGGAATTTATTTAAAACATATTGTATTAAGTGAACCATAAGCAAAAAAGGGAACAATGTTTAAATGTTCCTGCAATGCTCTTGAAAAACAAAAAATCATTCTTCAGAAGCAATACATTACAGGTTCTTCAAATGGACAGTCAGTATATCTAGATTCAAATGAAAGTCCTTgtgtatatcatcatttaaagaaaTAATGCTTCCTAAAACAAAGTACACAGTGACGAATAAACACTTTTTTAAAATGTATTTAGCTGGGTTTTTAACAATTGAATATGGATGAGTCAAAATAGTGCACAATGTCTGATCCCACTTATGGATGCTATTGTTTGTTATATTCGATGAGATTAAGAACTGAGAATAAATCATATAGTAGCCAATTATGAACTTAATTAATTTTACTTAGGTTACTTGTCATGGATTGCAGCAAAGGTCCCACAATGCTCATACAAGACACTGAATAATATAATGTAATGAGTTATTTCAAAAGCATGTCAACATACATATGTGTACCTTAGGTTCCAAATTAACCAAGGAACAAATaatgaaatagaaataattgaatgtactctctctctctctctcatctccttACACCACATGTCCATCAACGACCCCTCTTTATTTCTCATTAATGGCTTGTGTCTTCATATAATCTGAAGCTAACCAAGGTTTCAGTTTTTGAATGATAAGCAGACTAGTATAAAGGCTTTTCTTATTCAGTTTGCTGCTTCCCACCAATCTTTTCTTTCACTTCTTCGGCATtatcttctcctcttctcttcttcttcccttttattttctCCTCTTTGACTTATTCTCCTATTTATCAATGGACGGCCATGATTCTAATATTGTAGCATATGATATGCCCCATGCATTCCTAGGGTTTTCTATCTCTGGTGTTCGTCTCCTTCAAACCGATTGGAGTTCCTAGTTGGAAGGTTGAAAATACTTACCATCCAGGTTTTAAATCTAGATCACAACAAGTAAATACCAATCAATACATATATATGTCCAACAGGTATTTTAAACTTCCTACTATCACCTCTCCTGGGGCATGGCAGATAGGCAGTGGAGTCCCACAAATGCTACTCAGCTTCCTCTTATAAGCAGGACTGCCACAGGGATGGTCACCTGCTGCCACTCACTGTTTCTTTCTTGTATTTCCATCTCAGCTTACTGAAGCAGTTTGGAATTCTTAAAGTCATAACCACAATTAATAGTTGTACACTTTTTAGTTGTAGGATCACTATTTGGAAGTAGAGGCCGTTAATAGTAACATGCTTCATACTACTAACTTTTTTCAAAGCCTAACAAATTTCAGAATAAAAATCCTCAATGTATAAGCAACATGTTTctatcaaataaagaatattagAGATGtagttttcacaatttcatctgtaaaagagaagaaaaaaaaaagacaaatataGATAAAAGTTGCAACTAAGAGAACAGtgaataaaaaatttaacatacTTGTGCTTGTAGCCGTGAGTTTTCCTGCTTCAGCAAGGTTTTCTCAGTCTCTGCCTGCATATTATATATCATGACATTTAAAACATACATGATAACCACCTAAGTAGCAGATAAACTCAACTTACTATTTCTTTAGAATGGCGAAGATGGCTGATAACACTATGTAAATCACTCTCTGCTTTTGAATCTGTACTCTGAGCGAAAAGTCCAGCAGAATTGTGCTCTTTATCGGCTAATCTAACGTGCAGAGACTCCAGCTGACCAAGTAATATTTTATTCTGAAAGATGACAACAGggaaaatgcttaaaagatgtGGAATAGAATGCAGTTACATAATTCATTCATACTAATATTCAGATATTCCGGTAGGCAACAGATGATATGTTAATGAGATTAAAAAAGACATATAAAACTAACATTATATAAAGGAAAAAAACATAGGTTATAGAAGCTTAGTAGAGATACGCCAACACCAAAACACCGATTTACAAGAATCAGCAAGGGTGGTTGTAAAAGTCAGGAAAAATCACCTCATGTCTATCTAAAGTTACATGATACACCTTTTGGAAAAGCTCCCTCCTAATTCTAAAGGGACTCAAGAATTAATCATCATTATCATGAAAGCTATCCTAACTTAAACTACATCAATTTGCAAATCTTACTTTGTTCAAAACATTTCAATCTCTTGATTTCTCTCCTGTCACCTTCTGTTTATTGACAGAAAAATTTAAGCTCCTGAATTTTAAAGTACTAAtcctaaagcaagaaaatcacatGTTCCAGTGTCTCATGCATCCAAAGTGGAGCTGGCATACAAGTGAGCCATTTTGAGCAGAGTGTCAACTTGAAGATTAGAACAAGAAGAACTAGTTTGGTAAACAAAGCTGAGCCTCAGCCTTTCCTAGATGACGTGTTTCCACTCCATGAGATAAAAAAAGCTTGCATAAAACACCTAATATATTAGATTATGACAAAGTCATCATTTCATACTCGCCATCTATAATAACTAATATACGTTATACAGAATGAAAGACTTTAAATTATCATTTCCATAATCAGTTTCATGCACTAATTCACAACAAACATAATTAACCTGGTTGTGTACAAATTCTCAAACAAATTGATTATCTGCAGTACAAATTTAGCTCGTCAACTCAAGCTCTGCAAGTCTACACTTGTAATCCAAATAAAAATTACTGTCCTGGTAGACTATGTTGAAATTGTTGATAGGCAATTTTTCCGGCTCGCATAATCCAGGTTATAAAAAAAATTGCAACTCGAAAGAACGAAATCAACATTCCATAAAGCCTAAAAGGAAACAAGAAAAGGTGCATCAACAACACACATTCAATGGTTAGCAATATCTACATGTGGGCTATCCATGGGAACAAACACTAATACAGAAGAACGATCCTAGAAAAGCCATGATTGCTCGAGTGCAAACTGAGACAGAAGAACGATCACATGTTTAGAGAAATCCATACTAGTAATTGCAGCTTATACTTCCACCTTTAGCTGGGGAGATACTTTTAAAAAGACCCAAAATACCAGACAATATATGTCACCACTACAATCTATGTCAACAATACTGAcaccataataattcactgatcTAATGGAAATTGAAGTTGCTTTACAGAAAATTCTTATATATTTCTTTGCCTTGCATGTACTTCATGTCTCTCCAGTTATCTATCCCATTAGCCATAATCGAATGAGCCCTGGCCTAAGGAACAATCCGGAAAGATGTGATCATGAAAATAGTGGATTGATCTATGATATCATAGATCAATTTTCCAGGGAAAAAGAAAACAGCTAAGCCATGCAGATAGTTAATGAAACAATTAAGTCAGAAGCAACAGAACTGACAACTAAAAGTTATCGGTGAACTTATAGCATCAAGATTAGAGTCAACCAAAATgagaagaatattttttattatgtatttTCTTTGCCATTGTTCCTATTTTCATTGATGAAAGTTGAATGGAACAAACTCAGGCCTTGAGACAAAAAGACAAACTTTAGAAACAATTTTGCATGAGAGTGTCTGGTTAAAATGTAAAAGGTTTCCAtaatagtatgatcataatatgcCCTCTAGAATGATAAAtcagataataaataaaaacaattTTAACCAGACACTATAATGCAAAATTGTTTCTAAAGTTTGTCTTTTTGTCTCGAGGCCAGAGTTTGTTCCATTCACTTTTGTTGTACAAAAGTGAATTAAATAGCAATGACATATTCAATTACAGTTAGTAAAAAGATAATAGTAGTATATAGTATATACTAGTAGTACACAAAGGCCTACCAGAAtatcaatcaaataaaaaaatgaataaccAATTGGACAAACACGACATACTTGTTCATTTAATTCATTAGATTTCCTCTCAGCTTCATCCTTCATAGCCTGCAAAGTTACCTTTTCCTTTTCCCATGATGTCTTCAGCATTTCCTGAAACCATAAAAAGGTGTGTCAAAATTAAGTATGAACACCCAGTAAAACATCAAACCTAAGACAGCACAAATGACAACCCTAAAAAAAACTTACGCACAACAGATAGGACCACAAAATCACACTCCCAGCTCACGAATGAGCAAACAAATAATAGAAAACAAAGCAGGAAAAAGGAAAATAATGTTTAAAACATGGCAATTAACATGGGcatatttaattaaaaacaaTAACAACATTATTTGCTGACTCTTCATTATAAGGGTGATGTTGACCACAGTAGAGTTcaataacaggagaaaatatAAGTTGGGATAGAAGCAAATACAAGCAAAAAACAACTAACTTTGCAGATATCAAACAGCAAAAACAGCAAACAAGTTTTGCAAATAAGTTGGGATAGAAAATATACATTTTCAGTTTTGATGGTATCTGAAACCTCCTGCAGCTTTGCTATTTCACATTGCAACAAAGATAACTCTTTAGATGTTTTAGTCAACTCCTGAATTGTCTCTGATTGGAGCATAACCTGCAAAAACAGCTAGGATAGTAATCactaatttcttcataaaacaaaaaaagtaaAATCTAGTAAAGAAGCTTTTGGTCTAGACAGCAGTAGTAATTAAAAATCTATCATTGAAATCACATTAAAACTAGTAAAGCCACAACCAATGCAAGTCAAACAAAAAATTAGTAGTACCAGTCGATCAGCAAGGATCAACCTGCTCAGCCAAACACAAAAACAATATAGGCCTAGACAGGTGGGAGTTTGCTGATTCTGATCACGACTCCACTGACTTTCAGGATTCAATCAAGATTAGCTAGGTTCAACTCAACAACAATTATTGTGATTCCATCAAATATTTCATCAAAATGTCTTTTTAATTAACACTTCCATTAAAAAACCAAACGCTACAGATTGACTGAAAACATGAGAACTTTACCCAAAATAATCACAAATCCACAGAGTTGCCCAGATTTTGCTACAGATTgactgatattgatgatattactaAAACCAAAATGCTAAATGAACTGCTCTATGTATTAATAATAATCAATGATTATTTAACTGTTAATGAATTTTCAATAATTTCCTAAATATTAGAAGTATCTAAAGTATCAAACTGTCAAAACCAAGAGTTTTATGTATAGAGGAGTATAGAACCTGTCTTTCATAATTGTCTTGGGCAGTTCGCCAGCGTTTGTGCTCCCTTTCTAGATCTTCTTTTAACAGTGACAATTGTGTGCCCAGTGATTCTATCTGTGTTCTACAGTAAGATGGAGAAACATTATGATGAGCTAATAGAACTTcactaaaaaaattgataaagaaCTTCAGAAAAACATACACTTTTTGAGATATTTCTCCCCTTAGTCCTGAAGTTTCAGCCAAGAGAGAAGAGACTTCCCTATCTTTGGCTTCAGTAAGAGAGACAGCTTCTTCACACTTTAATACATATTGCTTCTCGAGCTCAGACACCCTATCCCTGAGAGATGAAACTTCACCTTCTAAGGCCTTCTTTACTCTCTCAGCCTGAAGGCAAAAGGAAAAGCAAAATTTTCAGTAACAAGAAAATAGCTCGGAGAAGAAATTGGCATGTTCAACTTGTCAACTCTAATCAAAGTCTGAATCACCTCCAATTTGTACGTTTCATGTGCTGATTCAATTTGCTTCAGTGCCACGTCATTTGTTTGTGCTATTTCTTTGTACTGCCCAGACAGATCCAAGTCCATAGAATTATagaagaataaaatattataaacatttACTGGATTACCATACCTGAACCATATAATCCTTATTAGCTTTTgcctcttcttttattttttccaaCTCCTCTGTTATTTTCCAGAGCTCTCCAGAAACCTATTAGAATCAttgaaagaaacaaaatttgCTTAGTGCTTCTTTCAGGTAAAAATGGGTACAGCTTAACATATCATTTCATTAATATGATGGAATAAGAATCTGCAGTATAATTATAGTATAAGAATGACGATGAATCTTTGTCATATATTACTGAATTATTATACAATTATACAGCAGATAATTGCTGGAGCACAACTTCAATGAGATTTCATATGAGAATCTTTTCCAGGTAAGGAACATAGTCTCATAGAATATCACTTGACATTCTACCAATATCCAATATCAGTGCTGATCACTAGACATAACTCATAATTGTCAATGCCTACCTATATGGTTCTCTACACTAATTTTATCCAATGGTGCAGATGCTAGACATCTGACATTGTTACTTTGTGTACAAAAGCATCTGTAGGAATGGTTCAAACTTCAAACCATATATCAACACCAGAATTTATATTTTCAAGCCAAAAAAAAAGACCTCATTGATGATACACCCTAAGAATACATGTATGGATTTATCAGGTAATAAAACACTTAAGCAACTAAAAGGTTGATCACAACCACATGTCCGCACATAAGaggtgacaacataaaaaatgaaaattttaaaagcaTGACTTTTTATGAAAAGTTCAAAGTTAATATAACACTTGCAGCAACTGAAAGGGTCAATTGTAACCATAatgtccatgaatcaaaatggattAAGAAACACGAAAAACTTAAAAAGCATGATTTTTGCCAACACACAATCAGAGTACTCAGGCAATCACATGATCATTTGCTAAAAATAGTGGAAGGTGGTTTCCCAAAATCTTTGCTGAAAGCAGAACTTAGTCTTTGATAAGAGAGCTGATTAAATAACAACTAAAGTGCTGAATGCATATCCGGGGACAATTATGTATCAATAAAATGATCACATTGGCCACAATATACAGTGAAGTTATGAGAGATACTAATGCACATTAAGCCTAAAATAAGAAGAGAAAACCAATTTATAAGTGTTATCTGAAATAACATCAGAATCTCCTAGTTTTGCCATGAAGCACACCCAGAATGTTATTTATAATAATTCCATTCTGAAATAATTTAACACTAAAGAGTTTGAAATAACTTGTGAATACTACCATTCCTTATCCTTGGCAATAGCTGTAGGATTCTAGCTTTTGACCCAACAAtgatcaagaagaagcaaaaggacAATTCTAA
Coding sequences:
- the LOC103997929 gene encoding gibberellin-regulated protein 3-like translates to MAMRWRQLLYTVLLFCVLVDQAHLRKAVVEDEPPVSGGGDGKPPVPVIDCAGLCGVRCSRHSRPNLCKRACGTCCFRCKCVPPGTSGNREMCGACYTNMTTHGNRTKCP